From Streptomyces sp. SCSIO 75703:
GACGTCACCGCCTCCTACGCCCACGACATGGCGAGCTTCTGCCCGGCCGGCACCCCGGCCGCCGTCGTCCTGCCGCGCACCGTGGAGGAAGTCCAGCACGTCCTGCGCACCGCCACCGACCTGCGCGTCCCGGTCGTCCCGCAGGGCGCCCGCACCGGACTGTCCGGCGCCGCCAACGCCACCGACGGCTGCGTCGTGCTCTCCCTGACCAGGATGGACCGCATCCTGGAGATCGACCCCGTCGACCGGATCGCCGTCGTCGAACCGGGCGTCGTCAACGCCGTCCTCTCCCGCGCGGTGGAGGAACACGGCCTTTTCTACCCGCCGGACCCCTCCAGTTGGGAGACCTGCACCATCGGCGGGAACATCGGCACCGCCTCCGGCGGCCTGTGCTGCGTCAAGTACGGCGTCACCGCCGAGTACGTCCTCGGCCTCGACGTGGTGCTCGCCGACGGCCGTCTGATGTCCACCGGCCGCCGCACCGCCAAGGGCGTCGCCGGATACGACCTCACGCGCCTGTTCGTCGGCTCCGAGGGCTCCCTCGGCGTCGTCGTCCGCGCCGTCCTGGCGCTGCGGCCGAAGCCGCCCGCACCCCTCGTGCTGGCCGCCGAGTTCGCCTCCGCCGCCGACGCCTGCGACGCGGTGTGCCGGATCATGGAGGGCGGGCACGTGCCGTCCCTCCTGGAGCTGATGGACCGTACGACCGTCGAGGCCGTCAACGACCTGGCCCGCATGGGGCTCCCGGAGACCACCGAGGCCCTGCTGCTCGCCGCCTTCGACACCGCCGACCCGGCCGCCGACCTCGCCGCGGTCGGCGCGCTGTGCGAGGCGGCCGGCGCCACGCAGGTGGTCCCCGCCGAGGACGCCGCCGAGTCCGACCTGCTGCTCCAGGCGCGGCGCCTGTCCCTCACCGCCCTGGAGGCCGTCAAGGGCACCACGATGATCGACGACGTGTGCGTGCCCCGCTCCCGGCTCGGCGCGATGCTGGAGGGCATCGAGCGGATCGCCGCGAAGTACCGCCTGACCATCGGCGTCTGCGCCCACGCCGGTGACGGCAACACCCACCCCACGGTCTGCTTCGACGCCCGGGACCCCGACGAGTCCCGGCGGGCCCGGGAGTCCTTCGACGAGATCATGGCCCTCGGGCTGGAGCTCGGCGGCACGATCACCGGCGAGCACGGCGTGGGGGTACTGAAGAAGGAGTGGCTGGCGCGCGAGATCGGCCCCGTCGGGCTGGAGATGCAGCGGGCCGTGAAGAAGACCTTCGACCCGCTCGGCATCCTCAACCCGGGCAAGGTGTTCTGACCGGCCGTCCCGCGCGCCCCTCGCACCGTCACCGGGCGAGCAGCTCGGCGATTCCGTCGTCGATGCCGAGCTGTTCGCCCTCCGACCCCGGCGGCACCGCCCGCAGCGTCCGCTCCAGCCACGCCGACACCTGTGCGGCGGGCGCCTCCAGCAGGGCGTCGCCGTCGGGGCTGCTCAGCGCGATCAGCACGACGCTGCGGCCCTCGGCCTTCGACGGCCACACCCGCACGTCCCCCTGCCCGCCCGGCCGGAAGACGCCCTCGACCAGCAGATCGCGGGCGAACGTCCAGTGCACGGGGTGGCCCGAGTCGATGTGGAAGGTGACGTGGACCGCGTAGGGGTCGTCGGAGTGGTAGGCGAGCAGGGCGGGGACCGCGAGTCCCCGCTCGGGCGACAGGATGAGCCGCATCTCCAGTTCGCGTTCGACCACGATGGGGTGCATGGCGGTGTCCTTCCTCGGTTCTCGTACGGTTTCGCGGGGGCCGCGGTGAGCGTCCCCGTACGAGGGAGAGGAGGCGGGGGCGTGAGCATTACGCGAGTTCGCGAAAGTTTTTTCCGGACCTCCGTCCGGTGGGCCCCCGAGGGGCACGCCCGCCATGTGAAGGTCCGGGCACAGGCGTTGCCCGAAAGGGGCCCGTCCGGCCGGACGGGCGGTATGGCGTGTTCCCGTCTGGTAGATGTGGACACTCCCCCCAACCATCCCCGAGCAGATACGGGACGACGGACATGAGCGCCCCAACCCCGGCACCCGGCGACGACAGGCCCCGCGAGGGGTATTACCCGGACCCCTCCATCCCCGGATACGTCCGGTACTGGAACGGCGCCTCCTGGGTGGCGGGCACCAGCCGGCCGGCTCCCCGGGACGGCGAGTCGCTCGCCCCGCCGCCCGGCGCGCTGCCCTCCGTGGAGGAGACCGGCCCGCACTTCTTCGACGAGGACCCGCTCCAGGAGCCGCCCCCGGCCGCCGCGTCCCAGCACGGCAGCCGCCCGGAACCGGCCGCCGCGTGGGGCGCCGACGCGCAGCCGGCCGGCACCGGAGCCCCCGAGGTCGCCTGGCCCAGCCCGCCGGGCCCGGACCAGGGCGCCGTGCAGGACGCCGACCCGCGGGTGGACCCGAGGGTGCCGCACTCCCCGGCCCCGGTCCCGCACCCGGCCGCGCCGTCGCCCGCGGCCGCCTCGCCCGCCTCGCCCGCCTCGTCCGCCTCGTCCGCCGTCGGCACGGACGGCACGGACGGCGCGCGGGGCGGCGGCACGGGCACGGCCGGCGCTCCCGCGCCCGCCGAGGCGCCCGCCGCCTCCGCGCCCGGCGACACCTTCGTCTTCCGCCGTCCGGGCGCGGGGCCCGGGACCGCGGCACGGCCGGCGCCGACGGCCGCCGAAGGGCCCGCCGACGAGGGCACCATGACCTTCCGTCCCGTACCGCCGCGCACGGCGGGGGAGCCGGGGCCCCGGCCGGGCCCCGGTCCCGGCGCCGGGAAGGCCGCCGCCGCCCGCGCGGGCGCGGCACGGGCCGGAGCGCCGGCCCCGGCCGCCCCCGCGGCCCCGTCGCCCGCCCCGTCGCCGGCGTCCGGGCCGTCCGGCCCGCAGGGGGCGGGACCGGCTCTTCCCCGGCAGCCGGCGAGCCCCGGGCCCGCCGAGGCCCCGCAGCAGCCCGCCGTCCCCTTCCCGCCGGTCGCCCCGGCGGCGCCGCTGGCGGCCGGACCCGGCGGCGGCCAGCCGTCCTGGGCCCAGCAGGTGCACCGGCTCGCCGCGACCGGCGGCGACGAACAGCCGCCGGTCGCGCCCTGGAAGCCCCCGGTCGACGACGTGTTCCAGGCCGCCGCCCGGCGGCAGGCGGCGGCCCGCCCCGCGCCCCTCGGCAAGCGGCTCGCCGCCCGGCTGGTCGACACCGTGGTCCTCGCGGGCGTCACCGCCGCGGCCGCCGTCCCCCTCGGCACCCGGGCGGCCGACCACCTCCAGGCCAAGATCGAGGAGGCCCGGCTCTCCGGGGAGACGGTCACCGTCTGGCTGATCGACGGCACCACCGGCCCCTACCTCGGCATCGTCCTGGCCGTCCTGCTGCTCTTCGGCGTCGCCTACGAGGTCCTGCCCACCGCCAAGTGGGGCCGCACCCTGGGCAAACGGCTGCTCGGCGTGGAGGTGCGGGACATCGAGGCGCACGAGCCCCCGTCCTTCGGCGCCGCCCTGCGCCGCTGGCTCGTCTACAGCGTCCCCGGCCTCCTGGTGATCGGCGTCGTCGGTGTGGCCTGGTGCCTCTTCGACCGCCCCTGGCACCAGTGCTGGCACGACAAGGCGGCCCACACCTTCGTCGCCGGCTGACCCCGCGGCGCCGCCGCCCGGGGCCTGATGTCCGGGCGGCCGGTCCGGCCCCGGGGGGTGGCGCGAGGACGCCCCACCCCCTCGGGGCCGGCACCGGCGCGGGCGGCCCGGGGGCCGGTCAGTCGTCGGTCTCCCCGGGAAGACCGTCGTCCAGGACGATGCGGACGGTCGCGCCGTGGCACGCCACCTCGGCGAGCTGGGCCGCGATGCGGCAGTAGGCGGTCGTGGCCATCGCCCAGTCGCCGTCCAGGGGCGTGGTGGCGCCCCGGGTGTCCCACAGTTCGATCAGCAGGGCGATGAGGGTGCGTCCGGACAGGACGGTGTGGACGCGGCCTCCCCCGATGTCCTCGACCGAGGGCGGGATGCGGAAGTGGGCGTGCCCGACGGCCCGGCCGACGAGCCATTCCCAGGTGTCGCGGTGGACGACCAGTTCGGCGGCGGCCACGCCGGCGGCCTTGAGCAGCAGGACACCGTGGGCGATCCGCGGGTCGTCGTCCCGACCGGCCGATCCGCGGCGGGCGTCCGGCGCGGCGGGACCGTCCACGCCCCGGTAGGCGGCCTCGATGGCCTCCCTGAGGCCGTGGTCCTGGCCCTGGTCGTGGTCCCCGTCCCGGCCCTGGCCGTGGTCCCCGTACCGGTCCCGGTCCCGGCCGTGGTCGCGGTCCCCGTTCCCGGGCCGCTGGTCGCCGTTCTGCATGGTTCCCCCCTGGGAGTCGGTGTCGGACGGGGCGGGCGGAGGCGCCTCGGTGGGTCCGGCGGGTACGTGTCCCGGTTCCTCGCCGGACCCGGCCCCCGGCGCGGGCTCCTCCGGTGTGCTGCCGCGCACGGGAGCGTCCCCCTGTTCGGCCGCCGCGCCGGTGCCGAGGGCCTCGACGGCTTCGCGCAGCCGGAGAAGCTCGTTTCGCATCTCGTCGAGGCCGCCGATCACCCGGTCCTGACGCCGGCCCGCCGTCCGGTACTCCTCGCGTGAGCCGGCGATGCCCTGGTCGATGCGTTCCAGCACCTCCAGGCGGCTCCGTGTGACGTTCTCGTCCAGCCTGGTGAGCCCGACGGCAGGAGAGTCGAGTTGCTCCCTCGTCGCCTCCAGATATCTCCTCGCGTCATCGAAAGCATGTCTCCACCGCACGTGACCCCCTCGTCGCTCTGTGTGTTCGGCTGCTCGTACCTCCCCAGGAAGACCGCGCGTGACGCGGCGGTTTCCGGCCCTTCCCTGGCCGGTACCCGCCCCGAACAGAGGCCGGTGCCGGGCGCGTTGGCCCCGTCGGCGGGCCCGGTCCGGCCGGCGTGCCCGGCGGCGTCGCCCTCGGCCGCGCGGTGCGCGGCCGGCGGGGGAGCGTGGGGCCGGGCGTCCGCCGGGGGCGGGCCGGAGTCATCCGGACGGCCGCTCGCCGGATGCGGGGGTGGGGGGTTTCGGGGTCGACTCGGGCCATGAGCAGCGAACCGCCCTACGGCTCCGGCGGGCAGCCGCCGGAGGACGACCCGTTCCGCAAGCGCCCCCCGTCCGGACCCGGCCCGGAACCGGGCCAGGGCGCGGGCGGCGCGGGCTCGCCGTACGACACGCCGCCGTCGTCGGGCGGCGGAGAGCCGCCGCCCTGGGGCGGGAGTCCCTACGGCGGCGGACAGCCCCCGCCCACGGGCGGCCCCTACGGCGGGGGCGGGCAGTACCCCGGCGGCCCCTACGGCGGTGATCCGTACGGGGGCGGGGGCGGGCCCGGCGGCCCGCTCGCCGGCATGCCCCCGCTGGCCGACAGCGGGCGCCGCACGCTCGCCCGGATCATCGACATGATCCTGGTGGGCCTCGTGGTCTGGCTGCTGAGCTGGGCGTTCAACGTCGCCGAGTTCCGCGTCAACGGCGACCAGCTCGACGCGGGCAGGTCCTTCGGGCAGTCCGTGATCGCCGCCGTGCTCTACATCGGCTACGACACCTACATGACCGCGACCCGGGGCCAGACGCTCGGAAAGAAGTGGTTCGGCCTGCGGGTGGCCAACCTGGACGACGGCGCCACGCCCTCCGTGCAGACCTCGCTGATCCGGGCCGCGGTGCTCTGGCTCCCGTTCGCCTTCTGCTGCGCCTGCGTGTGGACGATCATCGCGGGCGGCTGGAGCTTCTTCGACAAGCCCTACAAGCAGGGCCTGCACGACAAGGCGGCCAAGACGGTGGTGGTCAGCGCCCGTTGACGTGCCGGGCGCGGGTCCGCGGTGCGCCGGGAGGGCGTGCCGCGGACCCGCGGCGGCGGGTCAGGCGGCGCGTCCGCGCACCGGCTCGGCGGCCGGCGCGGAGAGCCGCGGCGGCGGCACCGGGAGCGGACGTCCGGCCGTCGCGGACGGCGCGGCGGCCGGACGCCTGCGG
This genomic window contains:
- a CDS encoding FAD-linked oxidase C-terminal domain-containing protein produces the protein MIMSRIEAPRDEDGAAGTLVGRLLGVLPPDSVLTDPDVTASYAHDMASFCPAGTPAAVVLPRTVEEVQHVLRTATDLRVPVVPQGARTGLSGAANATDGCVVLSLTRMDRILEIDPVDRIAVVEPGVVNAVLSRAVEEHGLFYPPDPSSWETCTIGGNIGTASGGLCCVKYGVTAEYVLGLDVVLADGRLMSTGRRTAKGVAGYDLTRLFVGSEGSLGVVVRAVLALRPKPPAPLVLAAEFASAADACDAVCRIMEGGHVPSLLELMDRTTVEAVNDLARMGLPETTEALLLAAFDTADPAADLAAVGALCEAAGATQVVPAEDAAESDLLLQARRLSLTALEAVKGTTMIDDVCVPRSRLGAMLEGIERIAAKYRLTIGVCAHAGDGNTHPTVCFDARDPDESRRARESFDEIMALGLELGGTITGEHGVGVLKKEWLAREIGPVGLEMQRAVKKTFDPLGILNPGKVF
- a CDS encoding SsgA family sporulation/cell division regulator, with the protein product MHPIVVERELEMRLILSPERGLAVPALLAYHSDDPYAVHVTFHIDSGHPVHWTFARDLLVEGVFRPGGQGDVRVWPSKAEGRSVVLIALSSPDGDALLEAPAAQVSAWLERTLRAVPPGSEGEQLGIDDGIAELLAR
- a CDS encoding RDD family protein, which translates into the protein MSAPTPAPGDDRPREGYYPDPSIPGYVRYWNGASWVAGTSRPAPRDGESLAPPPGALPSVEETGPHFFDEDPLQEPPPAAASQHGSRPEPAAAWGADAQPAGTGAPEVAWPSPPGPDQGAVQDADPRVDPRVPHSPAPVPHPAAPSPAAASPASPASSASSAVGTDGTDGARGGGTGTAGAPAPAEAPAASAPGDTFVFRRPGAGPGTAARPAPTAAEGPADEGTMTFRPVPPRTAGEPGPRPGPGPGAGKAAAARAGAARAGAPAPAAPAAPSPAPSPASGPSGPQGAGPALPRQPASPGPAEAPQQPAVPFPPVAPAAPLAAGPGGGQPSWAQQVHRLAATGGDEQPPVAPWKPPVDDVFQAAARRQAAARPAPLGKRLAARLVDTVVLAGVTAAAAVPLGTRAADHLQAKIEEARLSGETVTVWLIDGTTGPYLGIVLAVLLLFGVAYEVLPTAKWGRTLGKRLLGVEVRDIEAHEPPSFGAALRRWLVYSVPGLLVIGVVGVAWCLFDRPWHQCWHDKAAHTFVAG
- a CDS encoding RDD family protein, with product MSSEPPYGSGGQPPEDDPFRKRPPSGPGPEPGQGAGGAGSPYDTPPSSGGGEPPPWGGSPYGGGQPPPTGGPYGGGGQYPGGPYGGDPYGGGGGPGGPLAGMPPLADSGRRTLARIIDMILVGLVVWLLSWAFNVAEFRVNGDQLDAGRSFGQSVIAAVLYIGYDTYMTATRGQTLGKKWFGLRVANLDDGATPSVQTSLIRAAVLWLPFAFCCACVWTIIAGGWSFFDKPYKQGLHDKAAKTVVVSAR